The genomic window AATCATTGGGATACTCCTAATATTAAGTGCGGGCAGCAACAAAGGGAAATAAACGGCGAGTCAGTTTGGGAATGAAGGCGAATTTGCCCTCATGGAGGTAACGATAGTGTTCCCACAATTGCCAATAGGGACTACCAGTTTTAATCCGCGTACCAGCCCAATGAAGATATTTTAGTCGTTGTCCTCGGTCATAGAGGGCGTATTCTTGCTGCTGGAAATTTTGTGAACCTGCCCAACTACCAGGCCCTCCCCCAGGAATTTTAACGAGATTACCACGCTTGGCAATTAGTTTGAGAACAAGATAATTCAGAATAGGTTGGTCTGTAACTCCTTCAGAAAAATCAAAATATTCGCGATGCACTGCACACTCGCGCAAAGCTTCATCCATCTGTTGTTCGGTAATAATTCCTTTTCTCGAAGCCCAAAAGCCACTGTTAAAAACATCTTGAAGTTGAGCATCGGAAAAAATTTGCTGCTCTTTCACAAATGGGTCAAAGATATTTCGCAGCTTGTCATTGGCATGATGGTAATCACAACAGAAGAAATCGACTTCTGAAAGTTTGTCTAAATTGTCGGCGATTTTTTCAAAAACGACAATATCCGTATCTATATAAATAAATTCATCTAAAGGCCCAAACCACACCACAAGTTTACGCATTTTGTTGGGTAAGGCGAGAAAATCTCGATCAAAAATTTCTCCAATGCGTTTGGTAAATTTGTCAATAAGTTCTATATCTGGGAAAATTTGGACGTTGTGTAAAGTAGCAAGCTGTTCTGCTACCTTCTGATAATTTTCATTAAAAGGTATGAGATAAACGGTAACTTCTGGGTCATAGTAACGAATGCTATTGAGTAAGGCAATAGCATTATCGATAACACGATCATTGGCAACAATATAAATTCCCCTACTCATAAATTATCCTTGGTTAATTAACTTAAATTTTCGCAAAGCTCTTGTAAGTAAATTTGGTATTGGAGCGTCATTATAATTCTTAGGAGGGTTTTGAAAGACTGGACGCTTTTCTGGTTCGTGTAGGTAACGATAGTAGAGAAATAAATCTCGATAGGGAAACTCAATATTTTCTCCAGCACAGACTGCTTGATTGATATTAGGAGGAACACCAATGTAATGAAGGTAAGTTAGTCGATTACCTTTGTCATAGAGAATATGTTCTCGTTCCTCGAAGTGCTTAGATGTGGCAGAACATCCTGTTTTTTCATTATCTGGCAGTTGGCGAGCAAAGTTATAAATAGAAAGATTAGACCTCATTACCATGTAATTTACCAGTGGTTGTTCGCCAGCACCTTCATATAAAATTTCCGCCTCACCATTTTGTAAATTGGATATCAGCCAATCTCTTTGTTCAGAGTTAAATATTCCCTGTTTCGCACCATAGAAGCCTGAGCAAAATATTTCGGAATCAATGCGCTTTTGGTCGAAAACTTCTAGTAATTTTGAAGAATTAACATTATATATTTTACTAACGTCTTTAAATTGGAAATCGTAAACAACAAAATCATAATTATCTAGCTTTTCAAACACTGTCACTAGTGAGTTCATCACTAAGGTGTCTGCATCTAAATAAATAAACTTATCGAATGGGCCATCAAAAGCGCAAAAACGACGGTGAGCGCCATAAAGACGGGATTTACTACGATTCAATCGCTCTGGTGCTGCTGAGAGCATAAATTGATCCCAACGGTTGATTGATTCTTGATTATCGTAAATAAATACATTAGGACGTTTAACTATTTCATCAGCAATTCGCTGTGTCTGATCATCGAAAGGATAAATGCAAACAGGAGTTTCTGAACCTAAAATAACATCAATACTGTTGAGCAAAGCCACCAGTTGATCGAAAACATAGTCATTGCCAAGGGTACAAATACCATTCATAGTTTATGAGTGTTTAGCAACAAAGTTTGACAACCAGTTAAGCAAGTTTAATTTGTGTAAAATGATTTGACGTGCTTCTGCGATCGCATCTTTGGCAGCATACCAAGCATCAGGTGTAGCTGTCACTTCTTGGATGTAGGCAATGCCTTTTTCATCTAAACTGGGCAATCTTAAAAAACTACCTGGTGGCAATAATTTATCAGCAGCCGGGCCACCATAGTAGATTGGTAGACACCAAGCAAGCAAACTATCCCAAAGTTTTTCACTCACATACCAATTATTATCAGCATAATTTTCAATTGCCAGATTGTAATAGTATGGTGCCATGCCATACCATTTATTACCCAATTCTCCAGACTTTTTAGCCGATTCTGGTAAGTTACGCCCATATAAATCAAATTTAATGCCACTAGATTGGAGAGACTGCAAAAAGTCTAAACGCTGGCGATGATTAACTGTACGGCTAATTCCTGAAGTAATCCAACTACATGGGGCAACCTTTTTGGGAGGTGGCATTTCATTTAAATCTTGAAATGAATTTGAGTGATACCAAATAGCAGGCATATAGTCTGGAGTAGGAGCAAAATTATCAGGTCCAGAAACGTAGCCGGAATACTTTTGAGCTTGTTGATAATTATGATTGGTTATTTCTACAATTTCATCTAAAGGCGGTTCTCTTAGTAAATAAATAATCCCCTCTTTGTTGACACCACGCAGTAGCGAATCAACATTTACTACTGATTTTTGCCGCTGTTTACGAAAACTATCTAACCAAGATTTTTGTGGCGATGCCTGGGGAAAATCAAATTGATACATTAGCAGAAAATCTGGTTTTGCTGCCAGTGCCTGCATTTGCATATTGCCCCAAACTCCAAATTGATTCGGGGTTTGTTGCCACAGCCAATCGGCTCTGGTTTCTAAACCTCGATAGCTGCTAATCATACCTACAGTTTTAATATTCATTTTAGTTATTATTTGTCATCAGTTATTTTACCTAATTTCACCCATTTTCCCTTACACAATAAGTGAGGGAAGCAGAGATTCATCAACATAACTAAGGATTTTTGCCGCTCTATTTTCCCAAGAAAACTGCTTGACAAACTCGATACTATCTGGATAACCTTCTACTTTTCTGGGATGAGTTTCTAAAACCTGTTTCAGACATTCGGCAAATTTGCTGGGGTTATCAGGCTCACACCAAGCAGCAATGGAGTGAGTATCTTTAAATTCAACTAATGAAGGAATTTCTGTCGCTACAATGGGAGTTCCAGAGGCAAAGTAGTCAAATAACTTTAAGGGAGATGTGAAAGTTGCCGCTTTTCCTGAACAATGAGGGTGAGCTAAAACATCGGCTGCTTGTAGCAAAGATGCTAACTCATTATGCAAAACATATCCCAAAAATTTAATATTATGAATCTTTTTTTCTGTTACAAATTGCTGATAATATTCGACTTCTGTTGGCTTACCACCTGCACAGGCAAATTGCACATTCGGTATTTCTTTAGCCACATCAATTAGTACATAAATACCTTTAAATTGCTGTAGTCCTCCCGCATAAACTACCAATTTTTGGCTTTCGTCTTGCAATAGTTTTTTACGCCATTCTGCTGCTTTTTCTGGTTGTCTCTGCATAAACAATCGATTGAAACCATTGTGCAACTTAATTACTTTTTCTGGCGGCATCCCATTTTTAATCATGCTTTCGCGGATGGTGTCTACAACTGTGACAGCAATTTGCAACAGCGGATTTGTGACAATTTCTGGCTCAAACGGCTTATCTTCATGGTGATGGTGTTCGTAAATTGCGGGAACGCCATTTTTGATGGCAGCTTTCACAAAATTCCAGTTGCGACTATGGACAAGTTTAGTAGTTGGAAGTATGTGAAATGGTAAATAATACTTGCTTGCAATAGTGTTAGAGTCAGTAAATTTGCTCCGAAAATGATCAATCGGCCAAGGCATTGGTAAGGGGGCAACTTTTAAGTTATCATGGAGGTTGTAATATTTAATAAGTTCTATTGGTGTTTTTCTCGGTTGAAAAGGACGAGCTAAATTAGCTATATTAATAACTTTTTCTTTTTTATCAGGGTATACTAAAACTGTTGAGTATCCCAAGTTAGCAGCGGCATTAGCTGCATTTGTAGACTGCACTAGGTGAGCCTCTGGTTGGGGTAAGTCTTCACCAATGAAAAAAATATAGTGTTTTTTTAAAGCAGAATTTTTCATAATTTTAGAGATTAATACTATCCTCAAATTTTTCTAAATTATCGAGCAGATATATAGCAGATTCATAAGTTTCAGTAATTAATCCATTTTGTTCTTCTGTAGTGGATATTAAATTATCAGCTAGAGAGCGGAGAGAGCTAAGGATGAGATTAAGAGAAGTCCGAAACTCAACGGAGATATGATTAAAGCTTTGAGAATAGATACTTATAACATCTTGATTTTGCTCAGAAATTGAGATGAATCGCCCCTTCATTTGCAAGTTGATAACATCCTCAAAAACATCTATGGTGTTGAGAATTCTCCAAGCTGATTTGTAAGAGTCTTCAATTAATTCCTGCCGTTCTTGGGAATTGTCTACCAGCTCATCAAGTAATAAGCGCAGGAACCCAATCATCGAGTTGAGTTGCGTCCGAATTTCGTGAGAGATGCGGAGCCAGCTTTGATTGTGTTTAGTAGCTTCAGGATATTCAGCAAATCTTTTGGAGTTTAGGCGCATTGCCTTAAGAATTTTTGTCTGAATCAAGTTTTTATTAGGGCGATCGCTAAATTGCATTGAGTACAAACGTGAGTAGTAACCACCCTTTTGTAAAAGTTTTTCATGGGTTCCTATCTCTACTACTTGTCCTTGATCTAATACAGCTATTTGATCGGCTTTTTGGACTGTGGAAAGGCGGTGAGCAATTACTAGGGTGGTGCGATCGCGACTAAGATCATCGAGTGCAGCTTGTACTAAGCGTTCGGAAACGGTATCTAAAGCGCTGGTAGCTTCATCTAAAATCAGAATTTCGGGGTTTTGGAGTAGGGCGCGGGCGATCGCTAATCTTTGCCTTTGTCCACCAGATAACATCACGCCGCGATCGCCAATCAAGGTGTCAAATTCCTGAGGTAATTTGCTAATAAACTCATAGGCATTTGCCCGCTTGGCGGCTGTAAGAATTTCATCTCCAGTAGCTTCTGGTCGTCCATAGGCAATGTTATTTCGCACCGAGTCATTAAAAAGAAAGGTATCTTGACTGACAATTCCCATTCGCTTTCGCAGGGATATCACATCGAACTCCCGCAAATCGATGCCGTCAATGGTAATACTGCCAGTGATCGGGTCATAGAATCTGGGTAAAAGGTCTGCCATAGTGGATTTCCCAGCACCAGAACTGCCTACTAATGCTAAGGTTGTGCCACGCGGTAAATATAAATTCACATCTTTGAGTACCAACTTCTCATGACCAGGGTAAGCAAAGCAAAGAGAATTAAAAGACACGCCCTCTTTTAATTTTGTATAGGGAAGCTTACCTTTGCCCATGAACGGCTTATCATGCAGGCTTAAAAACTCATTGGTAATATCTACACTGGCGGCGGTACTGGCAAAGTTGCTGCGAATAGTATTTAACTGAGAAATCAATGGCAGCACTCGCAGTAGTACTAATAAATATGTCAGAAGTACGGTAGAAAGGGAAGAAACTTGGTTAGCAAAGAAGGTTTTACTTAAAAGTACAATCAGCAGTAAAGCTGTAATACCCATCACCTCACCCATAGGTGTAATCGCTTCCGAATTAACCTGAGATTCAAAATCTGCTGTTTCGCGATCGCGAATTAATTTTTGAATCCGTTGATATTCTTTTTCTTCATTTCCTGTTGCCTTTACCAATCGAATTCCGTTCAAAGTCTCTAGCACAGAGATTGAATATGCTCTAGACATCTGACTGAGTTGCTTACCAAAATTTTTAGACCGGGAAATGGCATACTGATTTATTAACGTCACCAACGACAGCAAAAATGTAGCAGCAATTGTCAACTGCCAAGAAATTGACAGTAATAAACCGATAAAAACTAAAATTGTAATTACCAGAATAACTATCTTGACTATACTACCTATAGCACTTGCAGCCCGGCCAATTTCTCCACCAAGACAGTTGATTAAATCACCAACCTTCGTCTTGGCATAATAATCTATATCAATTTCTAGTAATAGCTTTAACCCGGTTTCGCGCATATCCGATGTCAGCTTCCGGGTTAAAGAACTCGATGCTAAGGAGCTGGCATAAGTAGCTAAGTTCTTTAAAATAATTGTAAATATAATTGCCCCAGCCATTACTGCTATCCGGTAAGGTTCTGGAGTATGATCAAATGGAGATATCAACCTTTTTAGGATGGGAGGAGCGCTACTTAAATCGACTTCTTGACCCACAATTTTTAAAACTACTGGCACAATTAAAGCTGTGCTAATCCCATTAAATAAAGCTCCAGAAAATCCTAACAATATTGTCAGCAGAATTAAACCTGGATAGGGTTTAGCGAATCTTCGTACTAGTTTTCTGGTAGACATTGGGTATTTTTATGCAACTTTCACTTATTAATATTATTCACAAATTACTTGCCAAATTTGCTAAAGTTCAAATAAATCAAACTAAATAATCATCATGTCTCAACTCCGTTAAAACACAGTTCCATCTACAACACCAGCTTCTAGAGATTTTGCCAGATAGAATACCAGAACTGCTCTGGCACAATAGAAAGAATGAAAATCTCTTTTTCAATGCCCCACGCCCAATCAAGATTCACAACTGAGCAATTACTGACTTCAGCACAGAAGCCATAGCCTCTATGCTATAGTGTTCCACACATCTTTCTCTTGCCTTGATACCTTGCTGGTTTGCTGACTCTAAATTTTTAAATATCAATTGAATTTGTTCAGCAAGTTGTTCAGGACAAGCAGGGTCAACCAAATAACCAGTATTACCTAAAATTTGGGGAATATCTCCAACGCGTGTTGATAATACAGGTTTAGCCATTGCCATGCCATCTGTCAACTTTAGGGGAAACTGAGCGCGAGCAGTCAAAGTATCTCGCTGGGGAACAACTACAATGTGAGCAGCTGCTACAATTTTAGGCATTAATTCTACAGGGCACTTTGGTAACTTAATAATCCAACGCCCCCACTTTTGAATCAATTTATCGTCATAATCATCGTAAGGACTACCACCCACAATCACTAATCTTAAATCTGGCTCATGCAACAAATTGAGCGCCATTAGAATGTCTTCAACCCCCTTGTGAGGTCGTGGTGCCCCAGGAAACATGAGAATTCGATACTCAGAAAGACCATAATCCCTTCTGCTAGACTCAGAATCATACTTCAGGGGGTCAAACATTGCGGTATCTTTACCATTAGGTACGTAAACACCACCGAAGCGTTTTTGGAGAAAGTGAGTATCTATCGTGACTGCATCTGCTTTTGAGACTAAGTTTTCCATCCACTTGAGATACAGTGGATGATCTGGAAATTTCAATGCCCCATTTTTCTTGAAAATGTCGCGATAAAATTGCTTAAGACTAGGACGATATTTCCATTCATCACCTCCGTGCCAACTGAGTTCCCAGTCATCCATATCTAAAATTAAAGGACGACGACCACTAAATTTTTTCAGTAGCGATAGACCAAAACTTGTAAACTTTGGTTTTACTGCATAAATAATATCTCCATCTATTTTTTGCAGGAGTTGACGAGCAGATATCAGAAATTCCGGATAATTTGTACCTGCAAGAGAAACAACTGAAATGCAAGCCGGAGGAATTGCATACAGTTCTTTCCCATAAATAAAACCAACAATCTCTACTTGATAATTGAGGCTTTGCAGTACTTGAGCTAGTAAAAATGCTCGAATACTACCGCCTCCAGATAGATCACCAACAACTAATGAAACTTTCAATTTTAAAATTTTCTCCTGTCAATTCGCAATTTCAATATTAATAAATATTTAAATTCTGCCAGAGTGTCATACAGGAAAAATGCCCGTGCATATCTTCATAATGAAGATGTCATTTCTTGCGCCAGGGATTTGTAACTTGATTCGGTAAAAATACTTTAGCGAATCTGTCAAAAACCCTTGTATATAATGAACGACTAATATTTTTAGCATATTGAGGTCGATAAGGATAGGTACAGTGAAGAACTTTAATTTGTTCCTGAATATTATAAGCATCCTCCCATTTACTGAGATAATTATAGGTGGGTGGTAGGATTTTCATGTGAGGGCGTACAGATGCGATCGCAGAAGCAAAAGCCCCTTGGTCTTTTAAAAGTAATTTATCTTGGTTGTTTTTGACAATCTCAAAATAACGTTGAAATTCCTCAAAAAACACCTTAGTTACTTCTGTTTTACAAAAAGCTATCAAACCGCTATTATATTGCACACTATCTGCTTGCAAAGGTAACCCGATAGATTGCAGAATTGGCAAAACATTTGGTAAAAGGTCTTCTTGTTTGCCACGCAATAAATTTGTGGCTTTAACAATAGAAGGTTGGACATCTTCAGTTAATAGCAAATCATATTCATCTAAATATTCAAATACGTCGTTGATATCGGAAAGTAAGCAAATATCGGAATCTAAGTAAATCGTTTTATCAAACTCAGAGGCTTTATAGAGAGCCAGTTTTGCTTGACGTGACGCTAAAACAGTATTTTCATTTGCAGGTGCTGGCTTTAAAATTACATTTTTAAAAGCCTTCAGAAAAGGATAGAGTACTATTGGAACTTGGTCAATTAAAATAATGATTGGCTCTTGATGAAACTTTCTAATTGCCGCCAAAAAATGAATACAATCTTGAAAAGGGTAAAGTCCAGTTAAAATTGTAATAAATCCTCTACTTTCTGTTTTCATAAATTAGTTAAATAATTATTACTTTTAATCCTAGTTCATCAATTTTAATGTGTCCATTCCCAGACACTTTTACTCCAGTCTTCGTTATAGTAAAAAACTCCTTTCCATTGGGAAAAGTGAACAAAATCTTCGATTTTTAACGTTTTATTCACATCCCTAATCATATAGAGAGGTCGCTCACCGTAAAATGATGCCCACATAGTATAACTACTAGGAGGACCAATAATATAATCACATTCAGCTAAAGAATACATATCTTCAATTATATGATTGTTGCCATAAACATAAGATAAATGTTGGAAATAATCCTCCTTTTGCTCCTGATTTGAGCAAATCAAAAATGTCACTTTTTTGTTATGAAATAGTGTTTGTGCTGATTCCATAACCTTTAAATAATCTTCAACTAAGTAAAAATATCTGCCATTTTGATGTTGCTGATAATCTCCATGACGGACATGGACTCCAATGATCACATCAGTCTGGCTACGAATATTGGATATAAGTTTTGCTACATTTAACTGATACTTCTTTAAAGGTTGAAAGTAAGCACGAATTTTTTCCCCATGTTTTTGTAGATTTGATATATCATCTACAAACCATCCATCGCGAAATACCCATCCTTGAAAAAAGTTGATAGACCGTAATTTTAACTCTTTTGTGATGCTTGAATTACTCCAGCTAAACGGCTGATTACGCTTAATATTAATTGTGTTAAAGCGTCCGCTTTCAGCTAAATAACGATTGATATTATAGTAATATTTACGTAGCAATTGGTTTCCTGCAATTGAAAATTGTCTAGAAGGGTAGCAACATAACAAATCTTTATCTGTTGAGCTAAAAAGATTAGCATACTCTTCAAATGCTGGGTTTATAACTGTGAAATTATTTTCCCTAGCAAATGCAATAAAATTAGCAAATAACAATAACCTGTTACCTAGTTGTCCAGATTTTGCAGAGATTACTAACATGTATAAAACCTCTAAAAATGAACACTGGGTAATATTTACTCAAACTTTAATCTCCAAAAAAATATACATAGAATTTGAATTCTATTAAACCTAGCAGATGAGATTCAAGGAGATATCACCGATGATTGAATAGATTTTTTGGTATCCTTAGAACAGTAAATAACAAAATAAATCTAACTTTGTATTTGCGGTTATTTCCAGAGAAAATTCACTGATAAATCCAGAGAAATTTTGCTTTTTTCTGGTAAAGTTACCGTATACCTACGGTTGTATATTATCATATATTAATCAGGCTTTACATTTATACTAAACCAAGTATAAATACTTGATACAATTCATGCAGGTAGCGTGGTCACTTGCTGAGACTTAGGATTGCTACTCAATACCAAAGATTTATGTTGTAAGGGAGGCAGAGGCAATGCAGGTAATCCGTCTGGAAGCACTCTCAGACAACTACATATTCTTGTTACATGATCGCAAACAAAATATCGCCGCTGTTGTCGATCCAGCAGAGTCTCAACCAGTATTAAAGAAACTGGCAGAATTAAAAGCTGAGTTGGTAGCAATTTTCAACACACACCACCATAACGATCATGTGGGTGGTAATAAGCAATTAATGGAACAATTCCCCCAACTGATAGTTTATGGAGGAGCCGAGGATCGTGGTAGAATTCCGGGACAGCAGGTGTTTTTGCAACAAGGCGATCGCGTCCAATTTGCAGACCGCATAGCTGAAGTTGTCTTCGTTCCCGGACATACCCGCGCTCACATCGTTTACTACTTTCCCCCCGAAAAAGCTGGTGAGACAGGCGATTTATTTTGCGGCGATACCCTATTTTCTGGCGGTTGCGGTCGCTTGTTTGAAGGAACAGCAACCCAAATGGTGGACTCTTTAAGCAAACTGCGCTCTCTACCCGATGATACACGCGTCTGGTGTGCCCACGAATACACCTTAAAAAATCTGCAATTTGCCCTAACTGTGGATGGCGACAATGCCGACTTACAAAAACGCTTGAATGAAGTAGAAGCTTACCGTAGTCGAGGAGAAGCTACCATACCCTCGCTACTGGCAGTAGAGAAGCGAACCAATCCCTTTTTACGTTGGGATCAGCCATCATTACAATTAACTGTTAAGAGTAGTGATGCAGTCCAAACCTTTGCGCGTATACGGGAAATGAGAAATAACTTTTAGGCATTGGGCATGGGGCATTGGGGAGCCACTGCGTTGTCCGGGTTCCACGGCTTGTACCCCTACGGAGAAGCAAGCTACGCGCAGCGTCTCCCTTAGGAGAAGCAAGTGGCGTCATTTTTGTAGCGTTAATAGTTGCGATCGCACCCTTCCTTTCGCTACGATCTGTAAGCTTTAGGGTATAGGCAAAGAAGCTTGGAATACAGCATTGACATTGTGAGCTATTTTACCCAAACCCAAATTAATCAGATTTTACAGGAAAAACGAAAAACGATGGTGAAACGTGTGCAGTTAGTTTTAAATCAAGATATCACCAAGCTAGGAAAATCAGGTGACTTAGTGGAAGTAGCTCCTGGCTACGCTCGTAATTATCTGATTCCCCAGAAATTGGCAACCAATGCCACTCCTGGTATTCTCAAGCAAGTAGAACGCCGTCGTGAGCAAGAGCGTCAACGGCAATTAGAACTCAGACAACAAGCTCTTGAGCAAAAAGAATCTTTAGAAAAAGTTGGCAGCTTGACAATTGCCAAGCAAGTTGGGGAAAACGAAGCAATTTTCGGTACTATCACCACCCAAGATGTTGCAGATGCCATTAAGGCAGCCACTGGTCAAGAAGTTGATCGGCGTGGAATTACCATCCCTGATATTAACCACCTTGGTACTTATCAAGCCGAAATCAAGCTGCATTCGGAAGTAGCGGCACAACTCGATATTCAAGTCGTCGCTAGCTAGGAGACAGCAGGGGGAGCAGGAGGAGCAGATGAAGCAAGGGTAAAAACAACTCCTAACTCTTGTAGAGACGCGATTAATCGCGTCTCTACTCCTAACTTTCATCTCAAAACTAAAATCGTTTATGGCTGAAGAACTGAGTTTTCAAGGTGATGGTAGCGATCGCTTACCACCCCAAAATATCGAGGCGGAAGAAGCCATCTTGGGGGGTATTTTGCTAGATCCAGAAGCGATTAGTCGAGTTAGCGATCGCCTCCTTCCCGAAGCTTTTTACATTAGCGCTCACAAAGATATTTATCAAGCAGCTGTGAGGCTCCACGCCCAAGGTAAACCCACAGACTTGCTCTCTGTTACCAGTTGGCTGACTGACCATGAGATCCTTGCCCGTATTGGTGGCAGAAATAAGTTAGCAACTCTGGTAGACCGCACAGTATCAGCTGTGAACATCGACGCCTTAGCAGGGTTAGTGATGGAAAAATACCTGCGGCGACAGTTAATTAAAGCTGGTAATGAAATTGTGCATCTTGGTTACGAGACAGAAACCGAGTTACCAACTGTTTTAGATCAGGCAGAACAGAAAGTTTTTGGTGTTACTCAAGAGCGTCCC from Nostoc sp. UHCC 0926 includes these protein-coding regions:
- the rplI gene encoding 50S ribosomal protein L9, encoding MVKRVQLVLNQDITKLGKSGDLVEVAPGYARNYLIPQKLATNATPGILKQVERRREQERQRQLELRQQALEQKESLEKVGSLTIAKQVGENEAIFGTITTQDVADAIKAATGQEVDRRGITIPDINHLGTYQAEIKLHSEVAAQLDIQVVAS